A single window of Methylobacterium nodulans ORS 2060 DNA harbors:
- the alr gene encoding alanine racemase, translating to MTATSSHGARLTIDLGALAANWRRLAAEAAGAECAAVIKADAYGCGIAQVAPALWDAGCRTFFVAHLSEAERTRAVLSDATIYVLNGFPPGSAPAYRAMGFRPVLGSRSEIAEWAQACRSLGERLPAALHVDTGMNRLGLNPAEAIDLAGDAVLGAFQPTLLMSHLVSAEVPGDAITARQIAEFARVRMAYPALPASLANSAGIFLGKAARHEIVRPGYALYGGNPTPERENPMRPVVRLEAAILQLREVAAGETAGYNARWTAPGPRLLATLSLGYADGYPRAGSGRAEALVGGVRCPFVGTISMDLVILDVTQAPPEAVRRGAPVVLIGDGLTLDEVGQRAGTIGYEILTNLGSRYDRHYIEGSSLSA from the coding sequence ATGACTGCGACCTCCTCTCACGGCGCCCGTCTGACGATCGACCTCGGCGCCCTTGCGGCGAACTGGCGCCGCCTCGCGGCGGAAGCCGCCGGGGCCGAATGCGCGGCGGTGATCAAGGCGGACGCCTATGGTTGCGGCATTGCGCAGGTCGCCCCCGCCCTGTGGGACGCGGGCTGCCGGACCTTCTTCGTCGCCCATCTGTCGGAGGCCGAGCGCACCCGCGCCGTCCTCTCCGACGCGACCATCTACGTGCTCAACGGCTTTCCGCCGGGCAGCGCGCCGGCCTATCGGGCGATGGGATTCCGGCCCGTCCTCGGCTCCCGCAGCGAGATCGCCGAATGGGCGCAGGCCTGCCGGTCCCTCGGCGAGCGGCTCCCGGCCGCGCTGCATGTCGATACCGGCATGAATCGGCTCGGGCTCAACCCCGCCGAGGCGATCGATCTCGCGGGCGACGCTGTGCTCGGCGCGTTCCAGCCGACGCTGCTGATGAGCCATCTCGTCAGCGCCGAGGTGCCGGGCGATGCGATCACGGCCCGCCAGATCGCCGAATTCGCGCGGGTGCGCATGGCCTACCCGGCCCTGCCCGCCTCGCTCGCCAATTCGGCAGGGATCTTTCTCGGCAAGGCCGCGCGGCACGAGATCGTGAGGCCGGGCTACGCGCTCTACGGCGGCAACCCGACGCCGGAGCGGGAGAACCCGATGCGCCCGGTGGTGCGCCTCGAAGCCGCGATCCTGCAGCTGCGCGAGGTCGCGGCGGGCGAGACGGCCGGCTACAACGCCCGCTGGACCGCGCCCGGCCCGCGGCTTCTCGCGACCCTCTCCCTCGGCTATGCGGATGGCTATCCGCGGGCGGGGTCCGGCCGCGCCGAGGCGCTGGTGGGGGGCGTGCGCTGCCCCTTCGTCGGCACGATCTCGATGGACCTCGTCATCCTCGACGTGACGCAGGCGCCGCCCGAGGCGGTGCGGCGGGGCGCGCCGGTGGTGCTGATCGGCGACGGCCTCACGCTCGACGAGGTCGGGCAGCGGGCCGGAACGATCGGCTACGAGATCCTGACCAACCTCGGATCCCGCTACGATCGTCACTATATCGAGGGATCATCCCTCTCCGCATAG
- a CDS encoding tetratricopeptide repeat protein: MKEDEFIREVNEEYRRDRAAEIWKRYSGVFIGIAVLVVLGIGGWRFWQHEQQVQAEAASRRFDEAVRTAKDKGADAAKTFEAVAADAPGGYRVLARLRAAAEAGKVEPAAGAKAYAAIADDNAVGQGLRDVARLRGALLRLDADDPEALNTLQGLATPTNAFRHTAREMLGLSALRKGDFDGAGRWFDQIAADRETPQGLRQRLEVYIALVAGGKVQVSDATPAPQAAPPPPQVTR; the protein is encoded by the coding sequence ATGAAAGAAGACGAGTTCATCCGCGAGGTCAACGAGGAATACCGACGGGACCGGGCGGCCGAGATCTGGAAGCGCTACAGCGGCGTCTTCATCGGGATCGCGGTGCTCGTCGTGCTGGGCATCGGCGGCTGGCGGTTCTGGCAGCACGAGCAGCAGGTTCAGGCCGAGGCGGCGAGCCGGCGCTTCGACGAGGCCGTGCGCACCGCCAAGGACAAGGGCGCGGATGCCGCCAAGACCTTCGAGGCGGTGGCTGCGGATGCGCCCGGAGGCTACCGGGTTCTCGCCCGGCTCCGCGCCGCGGCCGAGGCCGGCAAGGTCGAACCGGCCGCAGGCGCCAAGGCTTATGCGGCCATCGCGGACGACAATGCGGTCGGGCAGGGCCTGCGGGACGTGGCGCGGCTGCGCGGCGCGCTGCTGCGGCTCGACGCGGACGACCCGGAGGCGCTCAACACCCTGCAGGGGCTCGCCACGCCGACGAACGCCTTCCGGCACACGGCCCGCGAGATGCTCGGGCTGTCGGCCTTGAGGAAGGGCGATTTCGACGGGGCCGGCCGCTGGTTCGACCAGATCGCTGCCGACCGCGAGACCCCCCAGGGGCTGCGCCAGCGCCTGGAGGTCTACATCGCCCTGGTGGCGGGCGGAAAGGTGCAGGTCAGCGACGCGACGCCCGCGCCCCAGGCGGCTCCACCCCCGCCGCAGGTGACGCGGTAG
- the rplI gene encoding 50S ribosomal protein L9: MEVILLERVAKLGQMGETVKVRPGFARNYLLARGKALRATEANKKRFEDQRIQLEARNLERRNEAQAVAEKLDGQSFVLIRQSGETGVLYGSVSTRDLAEVLTQNGFTVGRDQFSLNQPIKTLGLHTVPVVLHPEVEVTVTVNVARSPEEAERQARGESTVVRDELDLEELGLEVGAALAEAGPEGEER, translated from the coding sequence ATGGAAGTGATCCTGCTCGAACGCGTGGCCAAGCTCGGCCAGATGGGCGAGACCGTGAAGGTCCGCCCGGGCTTCGCACGCAACTACCTGCTCGCCCGCGGCAAGGCCCTGCGCGCCACGGAGGCGAACAAGAAGCGATTCGAGGACCAGCGCATCCAGCTCGAGGCCCGCAACCTGGAGCGCCGCAACGAGGCGCAGGCCGTGGCCGAGAAGCTCGACGGCCAGAGCTTCGTGCTCATCCGCCAGTCCGGCGAGACGGGCGTGCTCTACGGCTCGGTCTCGACCCGCGACCTCGCCGAGGTGCTGACGCAGAACGGCTTCACGGTCGGGCGCGACCAGTTCAGCCTCAACCAGCCGATCAAGACGCTCGGCCTCCACACCGTCCCGGTGGTGCTGCACCCCGAGGTCGAGGTGACGGTGACGGTCAACGTCGCCCGCAGCCCCGAAGAGGCAGAGCGCCAGGCCCGCGGCGAGTCGACCGTCGTGCGCGATGAGCTCGACCTGGAGGAGCTCGGCCTGGAGGTCGGCGCGGCCCTGGCCGAGGCCGGCCCGGAGGGCGAGGAGCGCTGA
- a CDS encoding CvpA family protein, whose translation MPFSVLDLVVLGVVVISALLAAVRGFTREVLAIIAWVVAAAVAWKLHPMLQPMVMQHISSETVARVVSIAAIFLATLLVVSIITVKISDLILDSRIGAIDRSLGLAFGAARGFLICVIGWVFLAWLVQGKVPDWAQQARARDILDNTGQKLVAMLPGNPDELLKQFRKPKPEVDPGTDVPAEGDTPPQRRTDATPARR comes from the coding sequence ATGCCGTTCTCCGTTCTCGATCTCGTCGTCCTCGGCGTGGTGGTCATCTCGGCCCTGCTCGCCGCGGTGCGTGGCTTCACGCGCGAGGTTCTGGCCATCATCGCCTGGGTCGTCGCAGCCGCCGTAGCCTGGAAGCTCCACCCGATGCTGCAGCCCATGGTGATGCAGCACATCTCCAGCGAGACCGTGGCCCGGGTCGTCTCGATCGCAGCGATCTTCCTCGCTACGCTGCTGGTGGTGTCGATCATCACCGTGAAGATCTCGGACCTCATCCTCGACTCGCGCATCGGGGCGATCGACCGCAGCCTCGGCCTCGCCTTCGGGGCGGCACGCGGCTTCCTGATCTGCGTGATCGGCTGGGTCTTCCTCGCCTGGCTGGTCCAGGGCAAGGTTCCGGACTGGGCGCAGCAGGCGCGAGCCAGGGACATCCTCGACAATACCGGCCAGAAGCTGGTGGCGATGCTGCCGGGCAACCCGGACGAGCTGCTCAAGCAGTTCCGCAAGCCCAAGCCCGAGGTCGATCCCGGCACCGACGTTCCGGCCGAGGGCGATACGCCTCCGCAGCGCCGGACGGATGCCACCCCTGCGCGCCGGTAG
- a CDS encoding dihydrofolate reductase, which produces MIDVRAMCAIGQRGQLGLNGRLPWEGNTDPLYIEDVTRFFAETQGHVLIAGPKTIEAVPDFAYKDRTIAVIRSHEDPQAVLARYPGRRIFVGGGVAVWNVYAPYIQQWDITRLPYDGEADRWFDPAWLVGGKLRG; this is translated from the coding sequence ATGATCGACGTCAGGGCGATGTGTGCCATCGGGCAGCGGGGCCAGCTCGGCCTCAACGGACGCCTGCCCTGGGAGGGCAATACCGACCCACTCTACATCGAGGACGTGACGCGCTTCTTCGCCGAGACGCAGGGCCACGTCCTCATCGCCGGACCGAAGACGATCGAGGCGGTGCCGGATTTCGCTTACAAGGATCGCACCATCGCGGTCATCCGCTCGCACGAGGATCCGCAGGCGGTGCTCGCCCGCTATCCGGGCCGACGCATCTTCGTGGGCGGCGGCGTCGCGGTCTGGAACGTCTACGCGCCCTACATCCAGCAATGGGACATCACCCGCCTGCCCTATGACGGCGAGGCCGACCGCTGGTTCGATCCCGCTTGGCTGGTGGGGGGCAAGCTGCGAGGGTGA
- a CDS encoding SDR family NAD(P)-dependent oxidoreductase, giving the protein MSDTPNPQTSKPLADRIAVVTGASRGIGRAAALALAEAGAHVIAVARTQGALEELDDAIRQTGGSATLVPLDLTDYDAIDRLGAAIHERWGRLDILVGNAGVLGRLMPLGHVEPKLWASVMDVNLTANWRLIRSLDPLLRRSEAGRAIFITSGAAWSCKAYWGPYAVSKAALEALVRTYAAETATTPIRAMLVNPGPLRTAMRRAAMPGEDPETLRTPEDLAPHIVRLANPAWTESGLIYDFPTDWVLTPQKPA; this is encoded by the coding sequence ATGTCCGACACGCCGAACCCGCAGACATCCAAGCCCCTCGCCGATCGCATTGCCGTCGTCACCGGCGCCTCCCGCGGTATCGGCCGCGCGGCGGCGCTGGCGCTCGCCGAGGCGGGCGCCCATGTCATCGCGGTCGCGCGCACGCAGGGCGCCCTGGAGGAGCTCGACGATGCGATCCGCCAGACCGGCGGTTCGGCGACCCTCGTGCCGCTCGACCTGACCGACTACGACGCCATCGACCGGCTCGGCGCGGCGATCCACGAGCGCTGGGGCCGGCTCGACATCCTGGTCGGCAATGCGGGCGTGCTCGGCCGGCTGATGCCCCTGGGGCATGTCGAGCCGAAGCTGTGGGCGAGCGTGATGGACGTGAATCTCACGGCGAACTGGCGGCTGATCCGCTCCCTCGACCCGCTGCTGCGGCGCTCGGAGGCCGGCCGGGCGATCTTCATCACCTCGGGCGCCGCGTGGAGCTGCAAGGCCTATTGGGGTCCCTACGCGGTCTCGAAGGCGGCGCTGGAAGCCCTGGTGCGCACCTATGCGGCCGAGACGGCCACGACCCCGATCCGGGCGATGCTCGTCAATCCCGGCCCCTTGCGCACGGCGATGCGCCGGGCGGCGATGCCGGGCGAGGATCCGGAGACGCTGCGCACGCCCGAGGATCTCGCGCCCCATATCGTGCGGCTGGCGAATCCCGCCTGGACGGAAAGCGGGCTGATCTACGACTTCCCCACCGACTGGGTGCTGACGCCGCAGAAGCCGGCCTGA
- the der gene encoding ribosome biogenesis GTPase Der encodes MPMPTVAIVGRPNVGKSTLFNRLVGRKLALVDDRPGVTRDRREGEARLGHLLFTIIDTAGLEEADSESLAGRMRAQTEAAIAEADAVLFVIDARAGLLPADQPFAELVRRADKPVILLANKAEGGAGLAGAYEAFGLGLGDPVPVSAEHGEGMGQLLDALAEVLPEPDEAEDEAGGDRPLKVAIVGRPNAGKSTLINRMLGENRLLVGPEAGITRDSISLDWEWRGRRIKLHDTAGMRRRARVDDKLEKLAVSDGLRAVRFAEVVVVLLDATIPFEKQDLTIVDLVEQEGRALVIGLNKWDLVADQPGLLKELKEKAARLLPQVRGAAVVPLSGLAGNGIDRLMQAVVAAFEVWNRRVPTARINQWLSEAVQANPPPAISGRRIKIRYATQVKARPPHFALFGNQLNVLPKSYTRYLVNGLRDTFDLPGVPIRLSLRTSKNPFDKGE; translated from the coding sequence ATGCCGATGCCCACCGTCGCGATCGTCGGGCGTCCCAACGTCGGCAAATCGACGCTGTTCAACCGGCTCGTCGGCCGCAAGCTCGCCCTCGTGGATGACCGCCCCGGTGTCACCCGTGATCGGCGCGAGGGCGAGGCGCGGCTCGGGCACCTGCTCTTCACCATCATCGACACGGCGGGGCTGGAGGAGGCGGATTCCGAATCGCTCGCCGGCCGCATGCGCGCCCAGACCGAGGCGGCGATCGCCGAGGCGGATGCCGTGCTGTTCGTGATCGACGCCCGCGCCGGCCTGCTCCCGGCCGACCAGCCCTTCGCGGAGCTGGTTCGCCGCGCCGACAAGCCGGTGATCCTGCTCGCCAACAAGGCCGAGGGCGGGGCCGGCCTCGCGGGGGCCTACGAGGCGTTCGGCCTCGGCCTCGGCGATCCGGTGCCGGTTTCGGCCGAGCATGGCGAGGGCATGGGCCAATTGCTCGACGCGCTGGCGGAGGTGCTGCCGGAGCCGGACGAGGCGGAGGACGAGGCCGGCGGGGACAGGCCGCTCAAGGTGGCGATCGTCGGGCGCCCGAATGCCGGCAAGTCCACCCTCATCAACCGGATGCTGGGCGAGAACCGTCTCCTCGTCGGGCCGGAAGCCGGCATTACTCGCGATTCGATCTCCCTCGACTGGGAATGGCGCGGGCGGCGGATCAAGCTTCACGACACCGCCGGGATGCGCCGGCGCGCCCGCGTGGACGACAAGCTCGAGAAGCTCGCCGTCTCGGACGGTCTGCGGGCGGTGCGCTTCGCCGAGGTGGTGGTGGTGCTCCTCGATGCGACGATCCCGTTCGAGAAGCAGGACCTCACCATCGTCGACCTCGTCGAGCAGGAGGGCCGTGCGCTGGTGATCGGCCTCAACAAGTGGGATCTCGTCGCCGATCAGCCGGGCTTGCTGAAGGAGCTGAAGGAGAAGGCCGCACGGCTGCTGCCGCAGGTGCGCGGCGCCGCCGTGGTGCCGCTCTCCGGGCTCGCGGGGAACGGCATCGATCGCCTGATGCAGGCCGTGGTGGCGGCCTTCGAGGTCTGGAACCGCCGGGTGCCGACGGCGCGCATCAACCAGTGGCTGTCCGAGGCGGTTCAGGCGAATCCGCCGCCCGCGATCTCGGGCCGGCGCATCAAGATCCGCTACGCCACGCAGGTGAAGGCGCGCCCGCCGCACTTCGCGCTGTTCGGCAACCAGCTCAACGTGCTGCCGAAATCCTACACGCGCTACCTCGTGAACGGCCTGCGCGACACCTTCGACCTGCCGGGCGTGCCGATCCGGCTGTCCTTGCGCACCTCGAAGAACCCCTTCGACAAGGGGGAGTGA
- a CDS encoding NnrU family protein, translating into MLVLVLGLVLFLGTHAFTMLRGPRARLIERIGEAPYKIGYSLLSLAGLIVIGIGFGQYRQHGYVELWSPPVWTRHLALVLVLVAFVAVVAAYLPGRIRSTLKHPMLAGVKIWAVAHLLANGDLGSILLFGSILAWAVAARISAKRRDEVKAHAGPAAAPAGWRNDALAVGIGAVAWFVFARVLHPWLIGVAVWPGQA; encoded by the coding sequence ATGCTGGTCCTTGTGCTCGGCCTCGTGCTGTTCCTCGGCACCCACGCCTTCACCATGCTGCGCGGCCCCCGCGCCCGGCTGATCGAGCGGATCGGGGAAGCGCCCTACAAGATCGGCTATTCGCTCCTCTCCCTCGCCGGGCTGATCGTGATCGGCATCGGCTTCGGCCAGTACCGGCAGCACGGCTATGTCGAGCTGTGGTCGCCGCCGGTCTGGACGCGGCACCTCGCCCTGGTCTTGGTGCTCGTCGCCTTCGTCGCCGTCGTGGCCGCCTACCTGCCCGGGCGGATCCGCAGCACGCTCAAGCACCCGATGCTCGCCGGGGTGAAGATCTGGGCTGTGGCGCATCTCCTCGCCAATGGCGATCTCGGCTCGATCCTGCTCTTCGGCAGCATTCTCGCCTGGGCGGTGGCGGCGCGCATCAGCGCCAAACGGCGCGACGAGGTGAAGGCCCATGCGGGTCCGGCGGCAGCCCCGGCGGGCTGGCGCAACGATGCGCTTGCGGTCGGCATCGGGGCGGTGGCGTGGTTCGTCTTCGCCCGGGTGCTGCATCCGTGGCTGATCGGCGTCGCCGTCTGGCCGGGGCAGGCCTGA
- the radA gene encoding DNA repair protein RadA, producing MARSHQTFVCQSCGAVYNRWRGRCEACNGWNTIVEETGGASPAAGPVATRPSRAKGRIFPLEGLSGEVKDAPRTPSGIAELDRVTGGGFVRGSVILLGGDPGIGKSTLLMQASAALARRSERVAYISGEEAVGQVRMRAERLGLAAAPVELAAETNVEDIVATLTQGRPPALAIIDSIQTMWTETVESAPGTVTQVRGSAQSLIRFAKTSGTAVILVGHVTKDGQIAGPRVVEHMVDAVVSFEGDQGHHFRILRAVKNRFGPTDEIGVFEMMDGGLAEVPNPSALFLAGRDLAAPGTAVFAGMEGTRPLLVEIQALVAPSALGMPRRAVVGWDPNRLSMVLAVLEAHAGIRLGTHDVYLNVAGGLRITEPAADLAVAAALVSSLSGTPLPSDAVYFGEIGLSGAIRPVAQATARLKEAQKLGFARALMPQGRGDGGERGLPAESLRHITDLVAGVAAGKAVARSQKRARMPAYDEQE from the coding sequence ATGGCCAGATCCCACCAGACCTTCGTTTGCCAGTCCTGCGGGGCGGTCTACAACCGCTGGCGCGGGCGCTGCGAGGCCTGCAACGGCTGGAACACGATCGTCGAGGAAACCGGCGGGGCGAGCCCGGCGGCCGGGCCGGTGGCCACGCGGCCGAGCCGGGCGAAGGGCCGGATCTTCCCCCTCGAAGGCCTGTCCGGGGAAGTGAAGGATGCGCCGCGCACCCCCTCGGGGATAGCGGAGCTCGACCGCGTGACGGGCGGGGGCTTCGTGCGCGGCTCGGTCATCCTGCTCGGGGGCGACCCGGGGATCGGCAAGTCGACCCTGCTGATGCAGGCCTCCGCGGCGCTGGCGCGGCGGAGCGAGCGCGTCGCCTACATCTCGGGCGAGGAGGCGGTCGGGCAGGTACGGATGCGGGCCGAGCGGCTCGGCCTCGCCGCCGCTCCCGTCGAACTCGCGGCCGAGACCAATGTCGAGGACATCGTCGCCACGCTGACGCAGGGACGCCCGCCGGCACTGGCCATCATCGACTCGATCCAGACCATGTGGACCGAAACGGTCGAATCGGCGCCCGGCACCGTGACGCAGGTGCGTGGCTCGGCCCAGAGCCTGATCCGCTTCGCCAAGACCAGCGGCACGGCCGTGATCCTGGTCGGCCACGTGACCAAGGACGGCCAGATCGCGGGCCCGCGCGTCGTCGAGCACATGGTCGACGCGGTCGTCTCCTTCGAGGGCGACCAGGGCCACCATTTCCGCATCCTGCGCGCGGTGAAGAACCGCTTCGGCCCGACCGACGAGATCGGCGTGTTCGAGATGATGGATGGCGGCCTTGCCGAGGTGCCCAATCCCTCCGCCCTGTTCCTGGCGGGCCGCGACCTCGCGGCGCCCGGCACCGCGGTCTTTGCCGGCATGGAGGGCACCCGCCCGCTCCTGGTCGAGATCCAGGCCCTGGTCGCCCCCTCGGCGCTCGGCATGCCGCGGCGCGCCGTGGTGGGCTGGGACCCGAACCGGCTCTCCATGGTTCTGGCGGTGCTCGAAGCCCATGCGGGCATCCGCCTCGGCACGCACGATGTCTATCTCAACGTGGCGGGGGGGCTGCGCATCACCGAGCCGGCCGCCGACCTCGCGGTGGCCGCCGCCCTCGTCTCGTCTCTCTCCGGGACACCGCTGCCCTCGGACGCGGTCTATTTCGGCGAGATCGGCCTCTCGGGGGCGATCCGCCCGGTGGCGCAGGCGACCGCGCGGCTGAAGGAGGCGCAGAAGCTCGGCTTCGCCCGGGCGCTGATGCCGCAGGGCCGCGGCGATGGCGGCGAGCGCGGCCTCCCGGCCGAATCGCTGCGCCACATCACCGACCTCGTGGCCGGCGTCGCCGCCGGCAAGGCCGTCGCACGCAGCCAGAAGCGGGCGCGGATGCCCGCCTATGACGAGCAGGAGTGA
- a CDS encoding replicative DNA helicase — protein MAIPSTLTANLEAVTQEYRVAPHNIDAEQALLGAILVNNDAYYRVSDFLLPEHFMEEVHRRIFEVAVSLIKAGKLASPITLKTYLGDADLGGLTVSQYLARLAAEATTVINAEHYGRTIYDLALRRRLITIGEDLVNGAYEAPVETSPRDQIEATERRLYELAETGKYDGGFQRFSEALTAAVDMAAKAYQREGRLSGIATGLSDLDAKMGGLQPSDLIILAGRPGMGKTSLATNIAFNIAKAYAGEKQPDGTLKTVNGGIVGFFSLEMSAEQLATRIIAEQSGVASYKIRRGDIRPEDFYKITDAARDMQTIPFYIDQTGGISIAQLAARARRLKRQRGLDLLVVDYLQLLSGAARKGDNRVQEMTEITTGMKALAKELEVPIIALSQLSRQVEARDDKRPQLSDLRESGSIEQDADVVLFVFREEYYVKNKKPREGTEEFFAWEAEMNRVYGKAEVIIGKQRHGPTGTVELQFDAEITRFSNLAHGDRLPDQM, from the coding sequence ATGGCCATTCCCAGCACCCTGACGGCGAACCTGGAGGCCGTGACGCAGGAATACCGCGTGGCGCCCCACAACATCGACGCCGAGCAGGCCCTTCTCGGCGCGATCCTGGTCAACAACGATGCCTATTACCGCGTCTCGGACTTCCTTCTCCCCGAGCATTTCATGGAGGAGGTGCACCGGCGCATCTTCGAGGTGGCGGTCAGCCTGATCAAGGCGGGCAAGCTCGCGAGCCCGATCACGCTGAAGACCTATCTGGGCGACGCCGATCTCGGCGGGCTCACGGTGAGCCAGTATCTCGCGCGGCTCGCGGCCGAGGCCACGACGGTCATCAACGCCGAGCATTACGGGCGCACGATCTACGACCTCGCCCTGCGGCGGCGCCTGATCACGATCGGCGAGGATCTGGTGAACGGCGCCTACGAGGCCCCCGTCGAGACCTCGCCCCGCGACCAGATCGAGGCGACGGAAAGGCGCCTGTACGAACTCGCCGAGACCGGCAAGTACGACGGCGGCTTCCAGAGATTCTCGGAGGCGCTCACCGCCGCAGTCGATATGGCGGCCAAGGCCTACCAGCGCGAGGGCCGGCTCTCGGGCATCGCCACGGGCCTCTCCGACCTCGACGCCAAGATGGGCGGCCTGCAGCCCTCCGACCTCATCATCCTGGCGGGCCGGCCCGGCATGGGCAAGACCTCGCTCGCCACCAACATCGCCTTCAACATCGCCAAGGCCTATGCGGGCGAGAAGCAGCCGGACGGGACGCTGAAGACCGTGAACGGTGGCATCGTCGGCTTCTTCTCCCTTGAAATGTCGGCCGAGCAGCTGGCCACCCGCATCATCGCCGAGCAGTCCGGCGTGGCCTCCTACAAGATCCGCCGCGGCGACATCCGCCCGGAGGATTTCTACAAGATCACCGACGCCGCCCGGGACATGCAGACGATCCCGTTCTACATCGACCAGACCGGCGGCATCTCGATCGCGCAGCTCGCCGCGCGGGCACGGCGTCTGAAGCGCCAGCGCGGCCTCGACCTCCTGGTGGTCGACTACCTCCAGCTCCTGTCAGGCGCTGCCCGCAAGGGCGACAACCGCGTGCAGGAGATGACCGAGATCACCACCGGCATGAAGGCGCTCGCCAAGGAGCTGGAAGTGCCGATCATCGCCCTGTCGCAGCTCTCGCGCCAGGTGGAGGCCCGCGACGACAAGCGGCCGCAGCTCTCGGACCTGCGCGAATCCGGCTCGATCGAGCAGGACGCCGACGTGGTGCTGTTCGTCTTCCGCGAGGAATACTACGTCAAGAACAAGAAGCCGCGGGAAGGCACGGAGGAGTTCTTCGCCTGGGAAGCGGAGATGAACCGGGTCTACGGCAAGGCCGAGGTCATCATCGGCAAGCAGCGCCACGGGCCGACCGGCACCGTCGAGCTGCAGTTCGACGCCGAGATCACCCGCTTCTCGAATCTCGCGCATGGGGACCGGCTGCCGGATCAGATGTGA
- the purF gene encoding amidophosphoribosyltransferase has translation MAARAGSGRVASAGSADYSGGLDLDGDTLREECGVFGIHGHPDAAAIVALGLHALQHRGQEAAGIVSFDGRVFHSERRMGLVGDSFSDLATIERLKGLSAMGHVRYSTTGETILRNVQPLFAELETGGLAVAHNGNLTNGLLLRRQLVRDGAICQSTSDTEAILHLVARSRHVRIVDRVMDALRQIEGAYALVMMTNKKLIGARDPLGIRPLVLGELDGRYILASETCALDIIGARFVRDIDNGEMVVIDDGGIRSIRFAPEAPMRPCIFEYIYFARPDSVVNGKNVYAVRKSIGVELAKEAPADADIVVPVPDSGVPAALGYAQETGLPFEMGIIRNHYVGRTFIQPTQSVRELGVRMKHSANRAAIAGKRIVLVDDSLVRGTTSVKIVRMMREAGATEVHFRIASPPITHPDFYGIDTPEKEKLLAATHDLEGMRRYIGADSLAFLSIGGLYRAMGEEQRDPHCPQYTDHCFTGDYPTPLTDLAVASPKRMAILAEAD, from the coding sequence ATGGCAGCACGAGCGGGTTCGGGCCGGGTCGCGTCCGCGGGCAGCGCGGATTATTCCGGCGGTCTCGACCTCGACGGCGACACGCTCCGCGAGGAGTGCGGCGTCTTCGGCATTCACGGGCATCCGGACGCCGCCGCGATCGTGGCGCTCGGCCTCCACGCGCTTCAGCACCGCGGGCAGGAGGCAGCCGGCATCGTCTCCTTCGACGGGCGGGTGTTCCATTCCGAGCGGCGGATGGGCCTCGTCGGGGATTCCTTCTCGGATCTCGCCACGATCGAGCGCCTGAAGGGCCTCTCGGCCATGGGCCACGTGCGCTATTCGACGACAGGCGAGACCATCCTGCGCAACGTGCAGCCGCTCTTCGCGGAACTCGAGACGGGCGGCCTCGCGGTCGCCCATAACGGCAACCTGACGAACGGCCTGTTGCTGCGCCGCCAGCTCGTGCGCGACGGCGCGATCTGCCAGTCGACCTCCGACACGGAGGCGATCCTCCACCTCGTGGCCCGCAGCCGCCACGTGCGCATCGTCGACCGGGTCATGGACGCGCTGCGCCAGATCGAGGGCGCCTACGCCCTCGTGATGATGACGAACAAGAAGCTGATCGGCGCCCGCGACCCGCTCGGCATCCGCCCGCTCGTCCTCGGCGAGCTCGACGGCCGCTACATCCTCGCCTCCGAGACCTGTGCCCTCGACATCATCGGGGCGCGCTTCGTGCGCGACATCGACAACGGCGAGATGGTGGTCATCGACGACGGCGGCATCCGCTCGATCCGCTTCGCGCCCGAGGCGCCGATGCGGCCCTGCATCTTCGAATACATCTACTTCGCCCGGCCGGACTCGGTCGTGAACGGCAAGAACGTCTACGCGGTGCGCAAGAGCATCGGCGTCGAGCTCGCCAAGGAAGCGCCGGCCGATGCCGACATCGTCGTCCCGGTGCCGGATTCCGGCGTGCCCGCCGCCCTCGGCTACGCGCAGGAGACCGGCCTGCCCTTCGAGATGGGCATCATCCGCAACCACTATGTCGGGCGCACCTTCATCCAGCCGACGCAATCCGTGCGCGAGCTCGGCGTGCGGATGAAGCACTCTGCGAACCGCGCGGCGATCGCCGGCAAGCGCATCGTGCTGGTGGACGACAGCCTCGTGCGCGGCACCACCTCGGTGAAGATCGTGCGGATGATGCGCGAGGCGGGCGCCACCGAGGTTCATTTCCGCATCGCCTCGCCGCCGATCACGCATCCGGATTTCTACGGCATCGATACGCCCGAGAAGGAGAAGCTGCTCGCCGCCACGCACGATCTCGAAGGCATGCGCCGCTACATCGGCGCCGATTCCCTCGCCTTCCTGTCGATCGGTGGCCTCTACCGGGCCATGGGCGAGGAGCAGCGGGATCCCCACTGCCCGCAATACACCGATCATTGCTTCACGGGCGACTACCCGACCCCGCTGACCGATCTCGCGGTCGCCTCGCCCAAGCGCATGGCGATCCTGGCCGAAGCCGACTGA